In one window of Eretmochelys imbricata isolate rEreImb1 chromosome 21, rEreImb1.hap1, whole genome shotgun sequence DNA:
- the UQCC2 gene encoding ubiquinol-cytochrome c reductase complex assembly factor 2, which yields MAATRYRRFLKLCEEWPVEETKRGRDLGTFLRQRVAQAFREGESTQIADPANCDQMYESLVRIHTNFYKNKYPRLKDTSFTGVTVEECKLILATDSGKQMEEMRKGKWRKLREKFSAKNVEEDSKL from the exons ATGGCGGCCACCCGCTACCGGCGGTTTCTGAAGCTCTGCGAGGAGTGGCCGGTGGAAGAGACCAAGCGGGGCCGGGACCTGGGCACCTTCCTGCGGCAGCGGGTGGCCCAGGCCTTCCGGGAGGGGGAGAGCACCCAG ATTGCTGACCCTGCAAACTGTGACCAAATGTATGAAAGTTTAGTCAGAATCCACACCAATTTCTATAAAAACAAG taTCCACGCCTAAAAGATACAAGCTTCACTGGAGTCACAGTGGAAGAATGCAAGCTGATCCTAGCAACAG ACAGCGGGAAACAGATGGAGGAAATGAGAAAAGGTAAATGGAGAAAACTGCGAGAGAAGTTCTCTGCCAAGAATGTTGAAGAGGACTCAAAGTTATAA